The sequence GATTCTGTGTCAGACGGAATGCCCTTATCTACAGGGTGTCGTGTATACTGGCACGCTTCTGTGGTCCGGTGCATTGGTAAGACAATTTACCTCTAAGCCTATTATTGGATGTCTTGGATTGTTAAAATACACAATATGGGCAACATAGACctaaaagggggagatttatgaaagggtgtaaatataaacctggtgtaaactgcccacagcaaccaatcacagctcctcttatattttaccagagttgaaagctgagctgtgattggttgctgtgggcagtttacaccaggtgtatacttacaccctttcataaatctcccccaaaatgtccaATAAACAACTTGGTTTAAATATGAAACTTTCTTTTATATGTTCGTCTTTATGACGATAAAAAGTATTAGTACATTTGCTAAGTAAAAAACATGTTCCCTGTGTTATAAGCGATGTGCAGCTGATGGCCGATTGCCGTAAAATGGCTGATCGAGCTTTGTAAGGGCTCTGGGAACTGACATCAAATAACAAAATCAGTACACAAAACACTTGGCCTTGGGTATCTAATTTTTCAACATTTATCTGCTTCCCTCTGGACACTGCTGCCTTAGACATAGGCCCTCAGgtgtctagtggtaaatacagccctagataccacacagcacagtcaGTGGTTCTATTCTCGAACACCCCAGCAAGGATCAACAGTGAAAGACATAGTGAAATTGATCCTGTCCTTCCATTCCATCCTGTTGGTTTATCTCCTTATATGATTGATCGGACTATTCTTTCCAGTATCTACCATATCACAACTGTATAGAAATACATACCTGATTGTCATAGCCCCTAGTTTTACTTAGTTATATAGCTTAAATCTGTTAAAGGGATAATGTAgtgaaaaggtcctacctcttctactCGCCAGCGCTCCACATCCTCCCTCTGCTCGTTTGGTGAAATCTCCAACAAACTGGGGTGGGGGACATATTGTAGGCGCTGCTGACATTTTGCGCGGGCAAAAGCTTCCCGATGTCACCACAAAACCGGTAGCATTAGGCAGATATTGGTTATTGCTTTTGGTCATTGCAACATGCTCACACCCCCCATCTTATCTGCAGAAGATATCGGCACAGACAGGTGGAGGGAGGAAATGGAGCACCAGAGAACAGAAGAGGTAGGATCTGTTCTTCTTTTcgattaacccctttaatagctaatTTGTTTCCTTCTTATACAGTTTGTTGTTTCTGGATCGCTGTCACTGGCTGCTGCAGTCCAGCCCACCTTGGGCATGGTAAGAACATTTAAAAACTTATTAAAATAAATAGGCCAAAATTTTAGCATGGTACAATATCCAGCATCTATCACATTTACATTCCCAGGGAATTTATTTACTGGGCTCATGACTGGGCTCTTATGAAGACAacttaaagaaaacctgtcacgccccatgccggggtgacaccCGCCTAACCCCCTggtggagcaccatatacttaccccttccccaaagtcccggtcctggacccgctcccgccGCCACAATATCGCCGTCGGAAGCCCTGCGCTTGCTCATCAGAGacgagtccgacgcccatagagaatgactggagccttCATTCTCTAcgagtgtcggactcatctctgatgagcacgCGCATGACTTCTGATGGTGATATCGCAGCGGCGGGAGTGGATCCATGACCGGGACTTcagggaaggggtaagtatatggtgctccaccgggggtcgggcgggcgtcaccccggtacggggtggtgacaagttccctttaaaaaaaaaagtcagcatgGTTTACTTTAGGTCTCCCATATCTAAGAAATCCTGCACACTCCTGCATAGGACTCTTGCCCCCAGAAATCACAGACCATGCATTGGTGAAGAGTCTAAAGTCTATGGATGTCCTGTTTTTTTGTGCTTGTAAATACTGGTCAAATGCACAGACCATGACATCTATGGTTGTGTGCATTGACTCTTAGGCTTTCACAGGTCATGGTGGCAAACTTATggcactccagctgttccaaaactacaatttccatcatacctgggctgccaaagccatatctttggttgtcctGAAAAGGGCAGgttaaagggggtactccgggctaggggtatttttactgtatggccggggagggggtggatatagatgcCGCCATCCACTAACTTTCCCGATTCCTGCGCCAGGTCCCGGATTGCGCTGCCCCGTTCTACGACCTCTGAATGGCTAAGCCGCCTTGAGAGGTCATGTCTCAAGCaaccgctcagaccaggaagcggtagTGGGATGGGAGAACAGGGCAGCGCGATCTAGGACCTGGTGCTGGCAccgaggaggtaagtggacggcGGCGTCTATTTCcatcccctccccggccatacagtaaaaatacccctagccggagtaccgctttaacctgctgatagttcccttttcaGGAAAACAATCTCCTAAGATACACATAGCATTCCTTATATCCAGTATTTCTAGTTTCAggtagatttaggctatgttcatacaccgaTTTTCATTGGCCGTTATTTGAGTCAAAATAGCAGGTGTTGTTTTGAGCATCAATAAACGGCCATGGTTTAGCATGTTTTGGTGGCTATCATTGTAACGAAGACCGTTGGAACATCATTCTAGTTCAAATGGAATGATGGTCCATAgaatttaatgcaaaaaaaacagtaaacaacttaaaataatggTGGCCGCTGCGAACAGCGACCATTATTCTATACATTGCATAAACCAAgggccgttgtttccatagacttcaatagaaatcATTGAAGAAcaaaaacaacggacattattttaaattcaaatggcgccattattttatggtgtgtgaacatgccctgagCCTGTAAGAGATGTAAAAGCTTCAGATGACAAAGGTCAGACATATTTGATGTTGACATCTAATCAGGGGTCAGTCTCTAAAACAGGATGGTAAAGTCTCTAGAAAGGAAATGTTAACTAAACCTGTACGATAAAACTGGTTGGTCCATGTTTTATCTGTGGCCTACTCCAGGTGTGTTCACAGCCCAGACTCTGCAAGAAGTGGCTTTTTACATGGTTCAGACTGggtgtgttaaagggaacctgtcaccccagctgcggggtgaagcccacccgacccccccggtggagccccttatacttaacccttcctcgaagtcctggTCCGGGATCCAGTCGAGAAATCCCCATCAGAAGCCATGCACGCGCTcaacagagatgagtccgatgcccatagagtcATTCTCCATGGGCGTCGGACTTATCTATGGTAAGTGCGCGCACAGTTTCCGACCGGGTTTTCTTGGCGGACGGGACAGGGTTCGGGGTCCGGGACTTAGAGGAAGGCATAAGTAtgaggggctccaccggggggttgggTGGGCTTCACTGCTGTCCAAGCGTACTGTTCTTGGGCTGGCAAGTCTCAGACTGaagaaccctactgtgttaatccagaggaaggcaaaaaactacTATGAGGCGGATGCAAATTGCCCCATCACaaagagaaaattccttcccgacaatcagaataatccctagaTCAACATATCACCAACGTATTAATTGTACATTTTATTCTAGGTGAGGTCAAGTTTGGTGATGAACATCATCAGTGTTGCGGTCTCTTGCACGGCTATAATTTTTATCATGCCTTCTTTTTTACCAACTTCTCCTGATCTGTATTGTGTGTATGAACCAAGAGGGAAATGCATAGGAGCATTTAACCCAACGGTGAGTGTTTCTGCATCAAGTGAATCCTACCATGCACATATAAACTTTTTAGTATGGTCAGCTGTTTGGAGTGACCACCAAGCACCACAGTCTCTTCGATGTTTACCACTGCTTGTCCTAGTAAAAACCTATATTATGCGTAGTGGGGGTGAAAGGAACTGAAGTATTCATATGAATGGGACAAAACCAAATTGGTGAGGGCGTTATCACCTTAATCAACATAGTCCAAACTCATGTGTTTTCTAGTATAATATGAGGAATTCATacaattattttaaaggggtactccagagttaaaaattaaatagaatgtaaatcacttctattttaattttttttaaaaaaagtcaaatcttccagtacttatgagctgctgtatgtcctgcaggaagtgatatagtctttccagtctgacacagtgctctctgctgccatctctgtctatgtcaggaactgtccagagcaataacaAATCCCCTTAGAATTCCTCTCCTTTTCTGCACAGTTcccgacacagacagaggtggcagcggagagcactgtgtcagactggaaagaatgcaccactttcggcaggacatacagcagctgataagtactgaaagacacaAGATATTTCAAAAAGAAGTAAtgtatgacaccagttgatttgacaaaaGTTGTACCTCCTTTAAATGTAAAATTTCTTGTACTATATTCAGTATGCTTgttatgtattttatattttcttaatatttttatttttatagtaattatgtatttatttttatttatgttaaTACTGTCTTCTAGGTTTATGTAGCTGGTACCATGGTATTTTTGTTTCTACTCTCCACTCTAATGCTTTGCATCACTATATCCACATCAGTGTTTGGCTGTAAGACTGCGTGCAGGACATCTTTCAATGAAATGGTGAGCTGTCATTATGGTGTGTGGTCTTACAATGGAGCTAATTTAATGATATTTTTAGGGCACTTTCCATAATCCAGCAACTTTATATAGACTTTCAAAGAGTGAAAATAGTCagtccagggccgattctaggctTTCTGCTTCCTAAGGCTacctttacacagatagatttatctgacaggtttttgaagccaaagccgggaacagactataaactgggaacaggtcataaaggaaagactgagatttatctcttttcaaatccattcctggttttcgcttcaaaaatctgtcggataaatctctctgtgtaaaggcactcttaGGGGAAAATTTAAACTACCCCCTTCCCCCGCCCcccaactatataccagcaatgAACATACTGTATGCCGAACTATAGAGCAGCAGTCGGCCCTGAGTCAGTCAATTACCAAACAGGGCAAGGCACCAGGCCCCAGCACTTCACCATAGGCCCggtctgttcaccaagcctgggccctccAACTctgctgtaactatggcaacactagcatggtgttcatagtacaggaaagATAAtctcatgatgtcctgatttgtacaaaactgtagtaaaaaagcagcgatttttgcaaatcatggcagagctgtagccaggagacagtataccactgaaagtataagtgttTTTAGGTGgccgtgggccccccaggagctcagggccccaggctaccgcccgaaaaggacctattataatccgctactgcaagGCACTTTTATATCTACTAGTACTAGTCAGCGGACATCACATGTGTAGGAAACATGACTGTTCATAGCGTATACGGGTCATTttggttatttttgtgttatggtAATTCAAGATTTTTTGTTAACTCGCCTGAGTTTTGCAATGGATTTTGGATGCAGGATACCAAATCTGACATGTTCAATGCTAGAATTTTGTATCTGTGTGACATAAAACATGTTGCTACAGTATGTATCAGAATGCCACATCACAGTACATGTTGCTCCATGAGCTTAGAGAAGATCAGTATGGAATCACCTGCACACAGGATGAAATATTATAAGTGTTATGAGGACATTTATAATATTTTCTATCTTGAGAATTAAACACATGTATTTATTTCAGAGCGTGATCGTCTATCAATCAACGACTTTGGATGCACACACAGAAGTGACGACTCCCTCCACAACTGTGCTGGACTCCTGATCAGGACATAGACACAGGGTTTTTCCATTTTCATCATCATTTATACAAATTTTAGTTTTTATTACTTCTCtgtaacggccgttatttgggagcacaaaatgacggctgtccaaaaaGACAGCCTTCGAAACGGCCAAAAAAGGCATTGTGTGGTTTCATGGTCTATGTCAGTCCAAAAACAAAATATTTAATGGTAACCAGGATTCTGTTCTATATACGGCTGTAAATAAATACAGTACATTTGCTATCCAAAATTGTATAggcatgtttttttattaatatattaattGATATGTCATATTATCCATTGACCAGTTGAccataaagatagatagatagatagatagatagatagatagatagatagatagatagatagatagatagatagatagatagaacatactTATATAGAGCAGCACCACCGCTGTGTTGAGTGTCAGGTGCCAGCGGAAAATCCAGACCACGGATTAAAGTAGTTAGTCCACTGAGAAATACTCCACAGCACACTTGTTGAAGTGAAAAAATCTTGAACATTTATTCCATAATTAGTGTAAAAACACAAAACGACATATGGCTAGACGCGATGTTTCAATGGCCTCCGCCATCATTCTCAAGCGTGCAAATAGTGAAACACAGCAAAATACTTATACATGTGTGGTGATTGGTGAATACATTTGATTGGTCAAACATAATAGGCAATTATACAACACATGTGTCAGTTCCTGTGCAGTTCATACTGATTCAGTGTGTTACGATCGCAGTATGTGAATAAAAGTCCATGGTGTATAGTGTCCAAAATAAATCAAAATTTCAAAGAGGCTTGAAAATATAGCAGAGTCCTCCTATAGACTACATTTAAGTTCAAAAGAAATGTGTAATTATGTAAAAGTGGACTTCTGAACTCCCTCCTGGATTCAAACGGCACAGCAACATCAAGGTCACGTGATCTTAGGTTCAGATGATGTTCCGTCACGTGATCCATGCCAATTTCATTCATGGAGAGAATTATTATCGGACTACAGGAGTAGCATAACAAGGTAATCAAATATTTCATGTACAATGTACCGGCTCAGGGGCGAACTTCAGGCATCACCGTTCCGGATCCTCGCCGTCACTATGACCGTATCCCACAGACTCGCCGCGCTCACGGAACACACCGATATCTGTAGACACAGAGCACCCCTTCTACGCCGGATGGTCCCTCCGGGCCGAATTCACACATAGTAAAAGAAACCAAATGCACTCCTGATCGTGGTCCGGGTTGCATGTACAGAAATACAAGTGCCAGTAAATCCCTAATGAGGTGAGTTCAGTTGTCCATATTATCTGCAATGATACAAAGAAAGTGTAAGTtcaataataaatatacatatttacatgtaaatatgtatatttattattgaACTTACTATGTGTGAATTCGGCCCGGAGGGACCATCCGGCGTAGAAGGGGTGCTCTGTGTCTACAGATATCGGTGTGTTCTGTGAGCGTGGCGAGTCTGTGGGATACGGTCATAGTGACGGCGAGGAT is a genomic window of Dendropsophus ebraccatus isolate aDenEbr1 chromosome 12, aDenEbr1.pat, whole genome shotgun sequence containing:
- the LOC138769622 gene encoding membrane-spanning 4-domains subfamily A member 4A-like, whose translation is MSTLTTDEGGFVIISQVSPQNKETAPEEGQFFHIPANTPKPLAAFYRGEPEVLGNIQIFVGILFMSFGGTLMILCQTECPYLQGVVYTGTLLWSGALFVVSGSLSLAAAVQPTLGMVRSSLVMNIISVAVSCTAIIFIMPSFLPTSPDLYCVYEPRGKCIGAFNPTVYVAGTMVFLFLLSTLMLCITISTSVFGCKTACRTSFNEMSVIVYQSTTLDAHTEVTTPSTTVLDS